In Kwoniella pini CBS 10737 chromosome 2, complete sequence, the sequence ATGAGTGAAGCAAGAGTTATGTGGGATATGAATTCTGGTAAATCCAGAGGATACGGTTTCTTATCTTTCAGGTGGGTTTCTTATTATTCCAAACTTAAGACTGCATGTACGCTGATACAAATGTCCTTGAATCGCAGAGAGAAAGCAGATGCTGAACAAGCTATTGCTACTATGAATGGAGAATGGCTTGGTTCAAGAGCTATCAGAGTAAATTGGGCAAACCAAAAAACCCAAACTGGTACAACTACGCAAAGAGGACCAGGTGGTATGGGCTCACCTGCGCCTGGATTTGGAGGAGGTATGGGAGGTGGATCGCCTGCACCAGCCAACTTCGGTTCAACAGCTTTACAATTTGATTCGGTCGCTCAGCAAACCCCAGAATATAACACTACAGTCTACGTAGGAAACCTTATCCCATACACCACTCAAGCCGACCTTATCCCCCTTTTCCAAGGTTACGGTTATATCGTTGAAATTAGAATGCAAGCTGATAGAGGATTCGCATTTGTCAAACTTGATACTCATCAAAATGCTGCACTCGCCATCACAcatttacaaaatcaattggtTCACGGAAGACCTATTAAATGTTCTTGGGGCAAAGATAAAGGTTCAGAAGGTGGTGCTCCTGGAGGAGCTCATCAAGCGCCTGCTTACCCTATGGTGAGTTTAACATCTATCTGTTTATTCATTGTATATACCTACATCAACTTTCTAGTGGGTCTTTATAAGGACTGAGCTGATCGTGTTTTGACCTCTAAGcaacatcaacaaatgGGTTACCCAAACCAATACAACTACTACGGAGGATACAACTATGGACAAACAGGTGTGCCAGGACAACCCGGTCAACCTCAAGGACATCCTCCTGCTCATGCTCACGGTCAAGTAGCTCCACCTGTCCCAGGACAAGAAGCTCAACAATCACAACAAGCTGCTCAAGGTCAATGGGACCCCGCGGCTGCTGCTGCTTATTATCAAGCGGGTGGGTGGGGAAACTATTACAGTGAGTGtttatttcaatatttcGGAAGTCTCTAAGTCGAGTCTTTGGCTAATTTCCGTTGGTCATTTTAGCTCAAGGTCAAGATGGTGCTCAAAATGGTACTCAAACCCAATAAAGGGTTATTTTTGGCAGATTCATATATGTGAAATGATGTTTAGAATATAGCATGTATGTAGTTTGTCGTGTGCTGGAGATGTGAATAtctcaaaagaagaattatacCAAACGTAACACGAAATTACTTTAATCTACCTAACTTTTGTGTTTTTGTTGAGTTTACCAGAATCACACACAATATTTATATCCCtttccttctctttttgGTTAATCACGTATTGATCGCTCTTTAATCAAGAGAAACAAAAGTGTGAATGAAATGTAGATAGGTAAAGTGCATGTATAAGGGGAAATTATGATATTTATACATACATGATAACGAAGGATAACTTATAATTATTGTTATCGTTAATACAAGTTACATGAGAGAATCGGTAATGTCTCACTGTATTACGCTGAATTCCAAATAGACCTCCAAACCTCAAGATATCAGTAAGGATTGACTGAAGCTGGATATTCCAGTGATGGTGGAACTGAACtaggtgaaattgataatttttgattatttcccaattttatctttaatcCTGATCCAACTCCTGTTGCAGGTGTGAGCGGAACAGTACTTGTCATTTGGTTTGGACTAATACTTCCTTTCATATTACtgatattatcattttcatagGATAAATCTCCATTTAAATTACCATTACCATTAAAATTGGGTAACCTAAGATTCACTTTAACTTTTTGattgttattgttgttattattattattaacaatattttcatcttctaattgtttcctttctttttcttctattcttttaatatcttcaatattCATACGTGGtttcttttcaccttctttttggATTATAACTTTTTTACCTCTTGGTAAATTTGGTTTATCCCATTTATCTATACCTCTATTTCCACTATCCCAAGTTTGTTTTAACCAAACTTTGTTTGATTcattttctccttctccttcttccatGCTATGTGAATTcttattgattgatttaaacTTTTGAAGTGCAATTTCATCTGGACCTCTAATAGGATTATTATAAAATACAGGTTGatcattttttatttgtACTACTGGTGGACGTAATGAAGTTAATCTTTCCCTTAAAGTATGAGGTAAATTTGGTgagttgatttgattcacTAATGAGCTAATCAAACCTGAATTTACATTAGGATTGACTGGAAGTAATTTTTGTGGTAAAATGTCATCTGAGTGCGATGGAACGATTGAACTTGCTCTAACCGGAGGTATTGTACTACTTAATGTAGGGTTAGGTGAATAAGAATCGACGGTTGCAATTGACTGTCGAAGGATTTCTGTAGCTTGTCTTCGCAAGTCGGTTTGACGCAATGCAATTGACGGATCAGAAGCTATTGCTGAGTAAGTGGAAATTAGATTTGGTAATGATGTTGGAGCATCCGGCAAAATTGGAAGAGCTAAGGGACGAGGTGGATCATGGAATGGATGAGCTTGGGAAAGTTGGGATGAAGCGTAGGCTATCGGTCGTCGATAACGATCTGCAATCGATTGTGTAGGAGCAGgtattgttgttgaatcGGAAGAAGGTTGATCGGCCTCACTGGTACTCTCAGGCATCTGGTCTGAGGGAATTACATTGATGCTAGACGTATTTGGTAAAGGCGGTAACCATGAAAAATCGGGCGATTGATGTCGATATAGGGATGGTTTGACCTCGTCTTCTTCGTTTTCTAATTCCTCTTTCACAAcagtatcttcttcttgaggtTGATCAGTGATCATTCtctcctcttcatcatcatctttcatctcCTCATCGCCATCTTCTTGAAAGTTGGAGTCATCTTGGTCTAATTCCTCCTCCGGTACGAACTTCATCGACGCGATTGCATCTTCCAcacctaaaccttcttGCAGGTAGTCTAAATTCGGATAAATAAGCCCGCGTATGATTTCGTTTGACAAGACAACTTACCTTGTAGGCTTCCTAATGAGCTCTGATCAAAATAATCTCCACTCTGATCACATGACCAATCTATCAATTCATCCACATTGACTCCTAGATCATCTAAAGCATCCACAACATCTATAGCAGCTACTTTACCCCTTCCGGCTAGTGATGCTCTTTCAACACATGTTGTAGCTACCAACTTAAGGTATTTCGACAGTACCGTTGAAAGAGTTACGGAAGCTGCTCTTGAAGTGGAGGCGAATCCAGCTTGAGCCAAAGTATGTAATGCTGCTAAATGCAAGACTGCATCGGGAGATGGAGCTGACATATTGCCTTGTTCCTCGCCTGAGACACTACTATTGTTATGTTGATCTTTGCATGACTAATACTGAGTAATTAATCATGATAAGTCGTTATAAGAAGGCGAACCAATGTGTAAACAGACAACTTTGAGAACATATCTAATTGACATAATCACACGACGCGAAGGTTTAAGATGGTTTGAAAATATGCCACAACGGGACTAATCCAATACTTCCGATAATTGCCGTTTAATTTTGGGATTTTTTTGGAATTAGGGTAGAAATGATAGGGGGCAACACACACACCATACGATGAACACTCACcatacaaaatcaatactCACCACTATCACCAATGacaattttgaattaatcGTGTACAACTCGTgcttttcctctttttaaaattatttattattcttttttacttaaaaaaaaaacacaCCCgtttctttcctcttctctTACACATTCTCTTAAAACCAAGCAAATAATCAGTGAGTGTCAAGGTCTTTCACGTCCGAGTAGATCCTTGTTTCAGAAAGAGAGAAGGAACCTTAAGGTAGATAAAACCGGAAAGGACGAATGGAGCTGTGGAGtcgaagatgatttgaattgatgGACATTTATGCTGACGTACGATAATCTTTTTCCAGAAATGGCTGAGGAAGAACACCACGAAACCTTCGAGGCTACCGGTGCCGGTGCTTCCCTTACCTTCCCGTACGTATATCATCACTAGCTGTCGAACTGCATAGAATCCGCTGACAGCTAGTAATCCTTTTCAGTATGCAATGTTCCGCTCTCAGAAAGAACGGTCACGTTGTCATCAAGGGAAGACCTTGTAAAATCATTGATATGTCTACCTCTAAAACTGGTAAACACGGTCACGCCAAAGTCCACCTTGTCGCTACCGATGTGAGCATATTGTCTCCCGCATAACTCGGACCAATAGAAACTTGAGTAATTAAAGCTGACTCCTTTATTGTTTGAATAGATCTTCACCGGTAAGAAACTCGAAGATATCTCTCCTTCAACCCACAACATGGATGTCCCCAACGTTAGAAGACAAGAATACCAACTTCTTGATATCCAAGATGTAAGTGGTGATTTTAGCTTTGATTTAGTCCCCTGAGTGGAACCGCTTCTTCCCTCCTTTGCATTCCCACCTCCATAGCCAAACGCTAACCTACACATCTTCGACTGATTCTCTCCTTATCGTGTCGTAATTTTCGCTAAAAATTATTTGCTGACATTTCCCATGACTTTTAGGAATTCCTCAACTTGATGGACGGTGATGGAAACTCCAAGGATGATGTCAAAGTCCCAGACTCTGAGCTCGGTCAACAAATCTCTGCCGACTTCGAAGCCGGTAAAGATCTTATGGTCACCATCATCGCCGCTATGGGTGAAGAACAAGCTATCTCTTTCAAAGAAGCTCCTCAAAACTAAGCGATATGTCATATGTAGAAAGTTATCTCTTCGTTATTTACAGAACTTCACATTCATGCATATTCCTTATAAACGATACtgaaataataaattcttttacttCTTATTCCGTCAATTCAGTTGATTAAATCGAAAGATACTTGTCCTATAATCAATAACGAGTACAAGTAGAATCACACGACGATTTGTGTTGATATCGAATATGTTGAATGCAATTTTTGTCATTTCGTTATCATTGGCTAGTTGAATCTACCATTTGCGTGTGCAGAGGATAGCGGAATCCTTGACAGTGCAGTGTAGGACTTCCTTCTAAACCGTGGAAAGATTGTCATTACATAGTTCAAATCAGAAATTTCATTCCTGCAATCCATCTACTATTGAGGATATATATAGAATTATAATCTGAATGAGTTTCCCCAAAAATCCTATTCAACAGCTCACCTCTTCCTAGAGCATCTTATCAACACTTATACAATCCTAAGTATATTGTCAATGATTTCGTTTTTTTCACAATGAGCAGTGTCTTACTCTATACGACCTCGGGCCTCGTTCCTTCTGAGCTTGACGCCCAAATTTGCCGCGTACAGATATGATGCTCAGGATCTCAGACTTGTATATACAAGTTGATTAGGGTCAGTAGTGATGTATAAGCCGGGTGGTTGGAATGCTTACTGAGGTGGACTGAAAAACacaaatgatattaaatCACCTCTGAAGACTATGGCTGATACAATTCCTTGAGTTGGCACTTTGGCCACTTCATTCTTGACAAGGTATCTTGAACAAGCAATCACCGTCGTGCGTCATGTGTTCGAAAAATACTCTCAGATCGTCAACAACCACAATCGAGTTCGAAGAATTAGCTGAAGTTAAATCATCTCGTCATATTGGAAAATCGtgaatttcaaatatataACAAAAGGAGActtattgatttttcataaATGTCAAATTGAGTCAATATGGAAAAGTCCCACTTCAAGATGCTCCTTAGCGTAATTGGCTAATAGAATCTCAAACCTCCAGATGGACAAGGGGAGGTACGCCGATGCAACAGATCTGTAAGTCCGAAGACAATCTGACAGTACTCGATTGGTATATCGAGAAACGAATTCGAATCGACGAACAGAAAAGcattcattcaaatcttGTATTGACAGTATACCTTAAGCTTGTACTAATGCCGAATTCCGAGATAATCCACGAGACTTCTCAGAAAGACACAGCGACTTTGGTTTACCTGACGGGAAGGAAATAGAAGTTGTCGATTTCATCCTTACCACCCGGTTGTGAAGAGTGAATTTCATATATGTGGTTGGATATGAGAAGTAAAGCTTTTTTAGTATGAAGACTTATAAGCTAGACTCAAGATTTCCCTCGGTACACGCACGcttctttatttttcgTATAAACATTCCTAAGTACAATTAATATAGTCACAAAGATTTGTCATTCCAATCAAAATGCCTTATGTAAGGTGCGAGTTTCATCCTTATTACTTGATCGTGAGGATGATTCCCAATCCTAAGACTTGCATATTTAGCATCATAAGTTTTATGCAGCTCAAGAATAGATTGTGGTACGGCGACGCCAACGATGACAACGCGTCACGGGAATTTCCGAAACCATGGACGAGGTTTGTAccataatcatcatttatcGAATATGTTCATCCATAAGTATTCAATAATGATCACCCTCGTTCCTTCTTCGGTATGAATACTTACTTGATCGAGAATACATttctaattgaatttattacGCAGCGAATAAACAACCCAAATGAAAGTCTCGAACTTCTTAGGTAAGGTAACAGGAACGTGGATTGATTTTTAACCTTTGAAGCAATACTCGTAAGTTTTATTACGGGTTGAGCGCGTGTGACTTTTGTCACATCTTTGTTCCAAGGAGGTTCTTTTTTCGTTTCAGGGTTtcatttttcttgatttccCTGCGTTTCTAAGCTAAATGCACTGTAGCACAACAAGCCTACTTCCTTTGAAAACCTCTAACTACGTTTGGACCATTTAGAAGATCTTCATTAATACTTGCTATAGCTATACATGACATTCCTATAACTTCATCATTAGACAGACAGAcatcatattcaaatatCATCACGCTCACTCAACACCAACAACATCCAAGGAGAGATAACTGATAGTGATAAAAGGAAAACAAACGTTGATCGATTGAACTTCCTGAATACTTTCCACGCGTCTCCTCTTATTCGTCGAAACAAAGAAAAGTCAACAAACACTAAACACTGTTTTTCAtcgttgaagaagaaggagtaCTTGTATTTATGAGTTGATTAAAAAAggatcaaggtgagtctcGCAATGTACTACAGCATCATGATTGTGTGGATGTAACTTCGGGAATAGATGGGATCTTTGGTTGTGATCGAAATACAATAAGGACATTGTGATATGTGATGTACCTGTTTCATCATGACGCTTTGACCACTTGTCTTTCAGATTCTCTTCCAATGTCCCGAAGTCTCGGCCTATGCTCTTGTCAGCTTGATACATTGTTGTAACATTCATAGCCTGTAAGTATCCTTTGCTGACGATCCGTGCTTTTTGTACATATATTTGCATGGTTCGACTCCTTTTCTACGCCACATTCACCTCTCTTCATACATCTCGAATCACCTTGTGTTATTCAACCCAACAACCGCTCATCTCCAACATCTTCTACCCCTATTCCCCTGCTCCGTCATCT encodes:
- a CDS encoding eukaryotic translation initiation factor 5A, which gives rise to MAEEEHHETFEATGAGASLTFPMQCSALRKNGHVVIKGRPCKIIDMSTSKTGKHGHAKVHLVATDIFTGKKLEDISPSTHNMDVPNVRRQEYQLLDIQDEFLNLMDGDGNSKDDVKVPDSELGQQISADFEAGKDLMVTIIAAMGEEQAISFKEAPQN